A genome region from Schlesneria paludicola DSM 18645 includes the following:
- a CDS encoding VWA domain-containing protein yields the protein MRVRDCVVVASLLVNVSYVSAAPVDVEFTSAKQTFVKEMKKPAANTRAAAVATFAKIPRPGTAELLLKRGLFDSELKVRLATRAGLRQLADDATVSGYLINELKKSIKKSIANEMTLEMLRALVASDIPERQVELIKFIDEFLATPKGNLLVPITLIDEFADQSEDDYTEQREQDPARAVAILSRAKVFESHFGYRRTIVQAMSKIRKLEAVDFLIELLPKTEGLIQADIVSYLTAVTKQRLRADAAGWAEWWEKNRDTFEFPDGEIEPDDDDIASDQLTYYRIPICAKRIVFVLDSSGSMHGTPILAAKQALINAIDALPEVVHFGVVMFDRQADAWQPRLVSATADAKKNAARAIVARPLAPLTASGAALSVAFKLEPEAIYFLSDGEPTDDQPGSIVNACSELNRVRRISIHTIGVTTAGGHGGLSMFMKPLSSRNYGKFVLID from the coding sequence ATGCGAGTTCGGGATTGTGTTGTCGTCGCTTCGTTGCTGGTGAACGTGTCGTATGTTTCCGCGGCACCTGTGGATGTGGAATTCACGTCCGCGAAGCAAACCTTCGTGAAAGAAATGAAGAAGCCCGCTGCCAACACACGTGCGGCGGCTGTTGCGACGTTCGCCAAAATTCCGCGTCCAGGTACCGCCGAACTCTTGTTGAAACGAGGTTTGTTCGATTCGGAATTGAAGGTCAGGCTCGCGACCCGCGCGGGACTACGGCAACTGGCCGATGACGCAACGGTCAGTGGCTACTTGATCAACGAATTAAAAAAGTCTATCAAGAAGTCGATCGCCAATGAAATGACACTGGAAATGCTTCGCGCGCTCGTGGCGAGTGATATTCCCGAGCGGCAAGTGGAACTCATCAAGTTCATTGACGAATTTCTGGCGACGCCCAAAGGCAATCTGCTGGTGCCGATCACCCTGATCGACGAATTCGCTGATCAGAGCGAAGATGACTACACCGAGCAGCGTGAGCAGGACCCCGCCCGCGCCGTTGCGATTCTGTCCAGGGCGAAGGTGTTTGAATCCCATTTCGGTTACCGCCGGACCATCGTACAGGCGATGTCGAAGATTCGAAAACTCGAGGCAGTCGACTTCCTGATCGAACTGCTGCCCAAGACCGAAGGGCTGATTCAGGCAGATATTGTCAGCTATTTGACGGCTGTTACGAAGCAACGGCTTCGTGCGGATGCTGCCGGTTGGGCCGAGTGGTGGGAAAAGAATCGAGACACGTTCGAGTTTCCCGACGGTGAAATCGAGCCGGATGACGACGACATTGCGAGTGATCAACTGACATACTACCGGATTCCGATTTGCGCGAAGCGGATCGTATTCGTGCTGGATTCGTCAGGCAGCATGCACGGCACTCCGATCCTGGCGGCAAAGCAGGCGTTGATCAACGCCATCGACGCGCTGCCTGAGGTCGTCCATTTCGGTGTGGTGATGTTCGATCGGCAGGCCGATGCGTGGCAACCCCGGCTTGTTTCGGCGACGGCTGATGCAAAGAAAAATGCGGCTCGAGCGATCGTCGCGCGGCCGTTGGCGCCTTTGACTGCATCAGGGGCCGCATTGAGTGTCGCGTTCAAGCTCGAGCCAGAAGCCATCTACTTTCTGTCCGATGGTGAGCCTACCGACGATCAGCCCGGTTCGATCGTGAATGCCTGCAGCGAACTGAATCGCGTCCGCCGCATCTCGATCCACACAATCGGCGTCACGACCGCTGGCGGCCACGGCGGCCTCTCGATGTTCATGAAGCCACTGTCGAGTCGAAACTATGGCAAGTTTGTGCTGATCGATTGA
- a CDS encoding M56 family metallopeptidase, whose protein sequence is MSGDSMFNSLASQLPWLSSSVCLYLTMTLLHSLWQASLIGGLFVVVDFGLRRRSANARYWSGVGALGLIVLCSLVTFGLLASVNEVSVADGVPGSQVPGQTSSTISKMDGLVPSESFASMLAADAISINRGPARQGLTFVGFAPWITAMYLSGVAAMLLRLVVAVAASWRMRWNAVEVIDDRLREIVCRTAERWGIRVVPIVAHCHRISVPVVTGTLRPLILIPPALMSGLTVAQVELVLAHELAHLRRGDLLINWLQRVVEAIFFFHPAVWYISHRVSIERECTCDDLVVASGCSALEYGEALIHLADVCGSRKMPGGESAALLAATGKRPSQLKYRLLRLLGEPAPRLNRVSVGGLTMTALLFGLGLAGLLHPLEGQSSDRRKESVEVAQSDDPTQVAESSTTSVTPAPDPERFERSVETEFSDGLSWYEVGPISKIVVEGNITIPESAITKQIKSRPDHPINFEKIKDDVDVLIRTRWFSSVEPMLRPCERGTALVFRVIERPIVRRVEYKGLKKVKQKVFDAMTQLKPGSPFDVRSNRECARRIEEYYHEKGFAFATVTLEKGSDRDNREVIFAINEGPKVHVSTVKFDGKHEVVDGIEQTKPQSKTRILQLFSGKYDLSTMKEDMDGIKRYYHSLGYLDVLIEPGLKFSEDESNLEIHYDVNGGLRYKIREIEIEGNKVMSKQELRNMMKVNVGDHFDTRDIDQDAENVRRNYLEQGRWFCRVDAVPKRAEEKGVVDLVFKIHEDRVYRVRNFKYPILGDRSAAPTNLASEIPPMQPALLSFFRALLERQDQDSGRTRTAPFPGPRPTLIEWANEKSKR, encoded by the coding sequence ATGAGTGGCGACTCGATGTTCAATTCGTTGGCTTCGCAACTGCCGTGGCTCTCCAGCTCCGTTTGTCTGTACCTAACGATGACGCTTCTGCATTCGTTGTGGCAGGCGAGCTTGATTGGGGGGCTGTTTGTTGTGGTCGATTTTGGGCTTCGGCGAAGGTCGGCAAATGCACGCTATTGGTCCGGTGTGGGCGCGTTGGGACTGATCGTCCTCTGTTCGCTGGTCACGTTTGGATTGCTTGCATCTGTCAACGAGGTGAGCGTGGCAGACGGCGTTCCCGGGTCACAAGTTCCAGGGCAGACGTCTTCAACGATCTCCAAGATGGATGGATTGGTGCCTTCCGAGAGTTTCGCATCGATGCTCGCGGCCGACGCCATCTCTATTAACAGGGGGCCTGCTCGACAGGGGCTGACATTCGTGGGCTTTGCTCCGTGGATCACCGCCATGTACCTGTCCGGCGTCGCGGCCATGTTGTTAAGATTAGTTGTTGCTGTGGCCGCCAGTTGGCGTATGCGTTGGAACGCGGTCGAAGTGATCGACGATCGCCTGCGTGAAATTGTTTGCCGGACAGCCGAGCGATGGGGAATTCGGGTGGTGCCCATCGTGGCACATTGCCATCGCATCTCGGTCCCGGTGGTGACCGGAACACTCCGTCCGCTGATTCTGATCCCGCCCGCGCTGATGTCGGGACTGACTGTCGCGCAGGTCGAATTGGTCCTGGCCCACGAGTTGGCGCATCTTCGTCGCGGTGACTTACTGATCAATTGGCTGCAGCGCGTGGTTGAAGCGATCTTCTTCTTTCATCCGGCGGTCTGGTACATCAGTCATCGAGTCAGCATTGAACGCGAATGCACGTGCGATGACCTGGTTGTGGCGTCTGGCTGTTCTGCCCTTGAATATGGCGAGGCCCTGATTCATCTCGCGGATGTTTGTGGCTCGCGGAAAATGCCGGGTGGTGAGAGTGCGGCGTTGCTGGCTGCGACAGGAAAACGTCCCTCTCAACTGAAATACCGGCTGCTTCGATTGCTGGGTGAACCCGCACCGCGTCTGAATCGGGTGAGCGTCGGGGGGCTCACGATGACCGCCCTGTTGTTTGGATTGGGGTTGGCCGGATTGCTGCATCCGCTGGAAGGTCAGTCTTCAGACCGCAGAAAGGAATCTGTCGAAGTCGCACAGTCGGATGATCCCACGCAAGTTGCTGAGAGTTCGACGACGTCCGTGACACCTGCCCCCGATCCTGAACGCTTCGAACGATCAGTCGAAACGGAGTTCTCGGACGGACTGTCCTGGTACGAAGTCGGCCCGATCTCGAAAATCGTGGTCGAAGGAAATATCACAATTCCTGAATCCGCGATCACCAAGCAAATCAAAAGTCGGCCCGATCATCCGATAAATTTTGAGAAAATCAAAGACGACGTTGATGTACTGATTCGGACTCGCTGGTTCTCCAGCGTCGAACCAATGCTGCGCCCATGTGAGCGAGGGACCGCTCTCGTCTTCCGTGTGATTGAGCGGCCCATCGTGCGTCGTGTGGAATACAAGGGCCTGAAAAAGGTGAAGCAGAAAGTCTTCGACGCGATGACACAACTGAAGCCGGGGAGTCCTTTCGATGTCCGTTCCAACCGCGAATGCGCACGGCGGATCGAAGAGTATTACCACGAGAAAGGCTTTGCGTTCGCGACCGTGACCCTCGAGAAGGGCAGTGACCGTGACAATCGTGAAGTCATATTCGCCATCAATGAAGGGCCGAAAGTCCACGTTTCGACCGTCAAGTTCGATGGAAAGCACGAAGTTGTCGACGGAATCGAGCAGACGAAGCCGCAATCCAAGACGCGGATTTTGCAGCTTTTCAGCGGAAAATATGATCTGTCGACCATGAAAGAGGACATGGATGGTATCAAGCGGTACTACCACAGCCTGGGTTATCTTGATGTGTTGATTGAACCCGGTTTAAAGTTCTCCGAAGACGAATCGAATCTCGAAATTCACTATGACGTCAACGGGGGACTGCGATACAAGATTCGCGAGATCGAAATTGAAGGAAACAAAGTCATGTCCAAGCAAGAGCTTCGAAACATGATGAAGGTCAATGTCGGTGATCACTTCGACACGCGCGACATTGACCAGGATGCGGAAAATGTGAGGCGCAATTACCTCGAACAGGGACGCTGGTTCTGTCGCGTCGATGCTGTGCCCAAGCGAGCCGAAGAAAAAGGTGTCGTCGATCTTGTGTTTAAGATTCACGAGGATCGAGTCTATCGCGTACGGAACTTCAAATATCCTATTCTGGGAGATCGTTCCGCCGCCCCGACCAATCTTGCGAGTGAAATCCCGCCGATGCAACCTGCGCTGCTCAGTTTCTTTCGCGCATTGTTGGAACGTCAAGATCAGGATTCTGGTAGGACCCGCACGGCTCCATTTCCAGGCCCGCGCCCGACGTTGATCGAGTGGGCCAACGAAAAGTCGAAGCGATAG
- a CDS encoding DUF4259 domain-containing protein, translating into MGTWSVDSFGNDVACDWAYSLEDVDDLSLIRQTLETVLNGSDDYLDADVACEGLAACEVIARLKGNWGVRDPYTETIDNWVASHKVKPPENLIQIALTVIERVLAPQSELLELWEEGDASEWHVAVNDLRERVRN; encoded by the coding sequence ATGGGAACTTGGAGTGTAGATTCGTTTGGCAACGACGTGGCATGTGACTGGGCCTATAGCTTGGAAGATGTCGACGATCTCAGTTTGATTCGGCAAACCCTCGAAACTGTGCTCAATGGATCCGATGATTACTTGGACGCCGATGTCGCATGCGAAGGACTTGCGGCATGTGAAGTCATTGCCCGTTTGAAAGGAAATTGGGGCGTTCGTGACCCATACACTGAAACGATCGATAATTGGGTTGCATCACACAAGGTGAAGCCACCGGAGAATCTTATCCAAATCGCACTTACAGTCATTGAGCGTGTACTCGCTCCGCAGTCCGAATTGCTCGAGCTTTGGGAGGAAGGAGATGCAAGTGAGTGGCACGTCGCTGTCAATGATCTGCGAGAGCGTGTGCGGAATTAA
- the tpx gene encoding thiol peroxidase, with translation MKRVGATTLKGNPVDLKGRALKVGDEAPEFKLQDNSLADITLASSAGKTRIIATIPSLDTSTCHAETKRFNDEAKKLSNVEVLVVSMDLPFGAKRWCGAEGVETVKTLSAHRCTDFGSDYGVLISGGPLDRCLSRAIFVVNGAGKVTYVEYVPEIADHPNYEAVLAAAKS, from the coding sequence ATGAAACGAGTTGGAGCAACGACTCTTAAGGGAAATCCGGTCGACCTCAAGGGCCGTGCCCTGAAAGTTGGCGATGAAGCGCCGGAATTCAAGCTGCAAGACAATAGCCTGGCGGACATTACGCTCGCATCGAGCGCGGGCAAGACGCGAATCATTGCCACGATTCCTTCGCTGGATACCAGCACCTGCCACGCAGAAACCAAGCGATTCAACGACGAAGCGAAGAAGCTGTCGAACGTGGAAGTCCTGGTCGTCAGCATGGACCTGCCGTTCGGTGCCAAGCGCTGGTGCGGAGCGGAAGGCGTGGAAACGGTCAAAACGCTGAGCGCTCATCGCTGCACCGATTTCGGGAGTGATTATGGCGTGTTGATTTCGGGTGGACCGCTTGATCGCTGTCTGTCCCGCGCGATCTTCGTCGTGAACGGGGCTGGTAAGGTCACGTATGTCGAATACGTACCGGAAATCGCCGATCACCCGAACTACGAAGCCGTTTTGGCTGCCGCCAAGAGCTGA
- a CDS encoding heparan-alpha-glucosaminide N-acetyltransferase domain-containing protein, with protein MAHDAPLTTDSPDRVISMDQFRGYAVAAMIFVNFVGGFGVVHSVFKHNDNYLSYADTIMANFMFMVGFSFRLTMLRRLKRMSWLATCWSYVRRSLLLVFVSTLLYGIAGDYKSWSQFQQIPETLRDPSDPPPSESESQPRGRRRGRPRDPAQEFRDELKQMTPEEQDVAIHDERLRRRAEREKERSNAKPADPAKTSLFHPEFRKSFFANWRVSLARHLKSNLWETFAIIGMSQLVILPLVPLGMHIRLAAMFGLALVHALLCYWFNWGFVLGFEDNWMVQIWKTGTSRSWDGGFFGPLCWGVVMLGGTIAYDVVMTDGTRWAVIVRLLRYGVFFTVLGYIFSCGTRLYDIVDGGTPQRSNITDIKFAESPMVPSLSGVNHRSPLSLLAEPPFIAPPPGDERLENYWMMSKKFPTLSYILCATGLSFLLYAAFVWFSDIRHFEIGIFRTFGTNPLLAYCINELAHSRFKNLLPGDAPLWYCLLAFVLYFGMIYACVRYFERQKMFIRL; from the coding sequence ATGGCACACGACGCGCCGCTGACGACTGATTCCCCTGATCGCGTCATTTCCATGGATCAATTTCGCGGCTATGCAGTCGCGGCCATGATTTTCGTCAACTTCGTGGGTGGATTCGGGGTCGTCCATTCTGTCTTCAAACACAATGACAACTATCTCAGCTATGCCGACACCATCATGGCGAACTTCATGTTCATGGTGGGGTTCTCGTTCCGGCTGACAATGCTGCGAAGACTCAAGCGGATGAGCTGGCTCGCAACCTGCTGGTCGTATGTGCGACGGAGCCTGCTGCTCGTATTCGTCTCGACACTGCTGTATGGAATCGCCGGGGACTACAAGAGTTGGAGCCAGTTCCAACAGATTCCCGAGACGCTCCGCGATCCCTCGGACCCACCACCGAGTGAATCGGAATCACAACCACGAGGTCGGCGGCGAGGCCGGCCTCGTGATCCCGCGCAAGAGTTCCGGGATGAGCTCAAGCAGATGACGCCTGAAGAGCAGGACGTCGCGATTCACGACGAGCGACTTCGACGCCGCGCCGAGCGTGAGAAAGAACGAAGCAACGCCAAGCCGGCCGACCCCGCAAAAACATCCTTATTCCACCCCGAATTCCGGAAATCATTCTTTGCAAACTGGCGAGTCTCACTGGCCCGCCACCTCAAAAGCAACTTGTGGGAGACGTTTGCCATCATCGGAATGTCTCAACTGGTGATCCTGCCTCTGGTCCCCCTGGGAATGCACATTCGCCTCGCCGCGATGTTCGGCCTGGCGCTCGTCCATGCGCTACTGTGCTACTGGTTCAATTGGGGATTCGTCCTGGGCTTCGAAGACAACTGGATGGTCCAAATCTGGAAGACGGGCACAAGTCGCAGTTGGGATGGTGGCTTTTTCGGACCGTTGTGTTGGGGCGTCGTCATGCTGGGCGGGACGATCGCCTACGATGTGGTGATGACGGACGGGACACGCTGGGCCGTCATTGTGCGACTGCTGAGATACGGCGTCTTCTTCACCGTTTTGGGGTACATCTTTTCGTGTGGAACCCGCCTGTACGACATCGTCGACGGAGGCACGCCTCAACGATCGAACATCACGGACATCAAGTTTGCCGAATCCCCCATGGTCCCGTCACTGTCCGGTGTGAACCATCGCAGCCCGCTCAGCCTGCTGGCAGAGCCCCCCTTCATCGCCCCGCCCCCAGGCGATGAACGACTGGAAAACTATTGGATGATGAGCAAGAAGTTTCCGACGCTGTCGTACATCCTCTGCGCGACAGGCCTGTCCTTCCTCCTTTACGCCGCATTCGTGTGGTTCTCTGACATCCGACACTTTGAGATCGGAATCTTTCGAACGTTCGGCACCAACCCACTTCTGGCCTATTGCATTAACGAGCTCGCGCATTCTCGCTTCAAAAACCTTCTGCCCGGCGACGCGCCACTGTGGTACTGCCTGCTGGCCTTCGTCCTCTATTTCGGAATGATCTACGCCTGCGTCCGCTACTTCGAACGCCAGAAAATGTTCATTCGCCTTTGA
- a CDS encoding C45 family autoproteolytic acyltransferase/hydolase, whose translation MNQIEKHWRGSRFVAALALLVVCGPTLFAEDTKSGPAAQTVARCGKGWLETIEGYPVLHLKGTPYEMGYQHGALLRDHCRQNMKSILVDKAGSLNLVEVGPLKVTPRTAIDMIVAIQQPHVAGRYFEEMEGLAAGSGQSVADVRAGNFVPELFHCSGFALAKTATKNGNMLHGRVLDYAIDWGLQDHAVVIVYEPEGRLPWVNVSYAGFIGSVTGMNAEHISVGEMGGKGLGHWNGRPMALLVRDALETAKSLDEAIATFRDGPRTCQYYYVLADGETNNAVGMEASWDVFTLILPGESHPMLSNPVKDCVLMSAGDRYQELSRQTTAGHGKFTIESALHLMDRPIAMESNLHNVLFEPATTRFWVANASSDKKPAAEQKYSSFQLSELLNRKPDSNSPELLLPQRTAGLPSEKGTRSVKGGN comes from the coding sequence GTGAATCAGATCGAAAAGCATTGGCGCGGATCTCGCTTCGTCGCGGCATTGGCGCTGCTCGTCGTCTGCGGACCAACCCTCTTTGCAGAGGATACAAAGTCTGGTCCGGCGGCACAGACGGTGGCGCGATGCGGCAAGGGTTGGCTGGAGACGATCGAAGGATATCCCGTCCTGCATCTCAAGGGCACTCCGTACGAGATGGGGTATCAGCATGGCGCCCTACTGCGCGATCACTGTCGACAAAACATGAAATCGATTTTGGTCGATAAGGCCGGCAGCCTGAATCTAGTCGAGGTCGGTCCGCTGAAAGTCACGCCACGGACGGCGATCGACATGATCGTGGCGATCCAGCAGCCACACGTTGCCGGGCGTTATTTCGAAGAAATGGAAGGATTGGCCGCGGGGTCAGGTCAGTCCGTCGCCGATGTCCGTGCGGGTAATTTTGTTCCAGAGCTCTTTCATTGCAGCGGCTTCGCATTGGCCAAAACGGCCACAAAGAACGGCAACATGCTACATGGTCGCGTACTCGACTACGCGATTGATTGGGGTCTGCAAGATCACGCTGTCGTGATCGTCTATGAACCGGAGGGCCGCTTACCTTGGGTGAATGTCAGTTACGCCGGGTTCATCGGCTCGGTCACCGGCATGAACGCCGAACACATTTCCGTCGGTGAGATGGGGGGGAAGGGGCTTGGCCATTGGAATGGGCGTCCCATGGCGCTGTTGGTACGCGATGCACTCGAGACCGCCAAGTCGCTCGACGAAGCGATTGCGACATTCCGTGATGGTCCGCGGACATGTCAGTACTATTACGTGCTCGCTGACGGCGAAACGAATAATGCGGTCGGGATGGAAGCGTCTTGGGACGTGTTCACGTTGATCCTGCCGGGCGAATCCCATCCGATGCTGTCGAATCCCGTCAAAGACTGCGTTCTGATGTCGGCCGGCGATCGTTATCAGGAATTGTCCCGGCAGACGACCGCCGGACACGGCAAGTTCACGATTGAAAGCGCACTGCACCTGATGGATCGCCCCATCGCGATGGAGTCGAATCTCCACAACGTGCTGTTCGAACCCGCGACGACACGGTTTTGGGTTGCAAACGCCTCGTCTGACAAGAAACCGGCTGCGGAGCAGAAGTATTCCTCGTTTCAGCTTTCAGAATTGCTGAACCGGAAACCAGACTCAAACAGTCCCGAGCTTCTGCTGCCTCAACGAACCGCGGGATTGCCCTCCGAAAAGGGCACGCGGTCCGTCAAAGGCGGAAACTGA
- a CDS encoding BUD32 family EKC/KEOPS complex subunit translates to MVHQRLMQMRHECRRLLGMMLGKVRLHRIEFLSVSGVDVVRKQRRFLACLIIPWGNAFQWLTGSPHFALPVRQWLAWERAIDASTRQGLVLIESSGAIERGSVLVCRHVPGDSLSRILADCRYSPAQKLDAIRLALTALRRLHAVDADWGNGTYRSISHGDATACNVIVDMRANSACWIDFETRHDPQLAEVDRQTDDLRSLVYTSAAHLPVSSFCELADVLLQVDIDRETHQRLKQRLTTEWIHLTPFQLAQSPLRWSVAMALRTALLEVC, encoded by the coding sequence ATGGTTCACCAACGTTTGATGCAAATGCGTCATGAATGCCGCCGCCTGCTTGGGATGATGTTAGGGAAGGTTCGCCTGCATCGAATCGAGTTTCTTTCCGTTAGTGGCGTCGACGTCGTTCGAAAGCAGCGTCGGTTCCTGGCGTGCCTGATCATCCCCTGGGGGAACGCGTTTCAATGGCTGACGGGAAGCCCTCATTTCGCGCTGCCGGTCAGGCAGTGGCTTGCTTGGGAACGAGCCATTGACGCATCCACGCGTCAGGGTCTCGTGCTGATCGAGTCCAGCGGCGCAATTGAGCGAGGTTCGGTGCTGGTCTGTCGGCATGTCCCGGGTGACTCACTCAGCCGAATTCTGGCGGACTGTCGGTACTCACCAGCACAGAAGCTCGACGCGATCCGATTGGCGCTGACCGCGCTTCGTCGATTGCACGCCGTCGATGCCGACTGGGGGAACGGAACGTATCGATCGATCAGTCACGGTGATGCCACCGCCTGCAATGTGATCGTGGACATGAGGGCGAACTCCGCCTGTTGGATCGATTTTGAGACCCGGCATGATCCGCAGCTCGCGGAGGTCGATCGTCAGACGGACGACCTCCGTTCATTGGTTTACACTTCTGCTGCACATCTGCCTGTTTCTAGTTTCTGCGAACTCGCCGACGTTCTGCTCCAAGTGGACATTGATCGCGAGACACACCAGCGTTTGAAGCAACGACTGACGACGGAATGGATTCATCTGACGCCATTCCAGTTGGCGCAGTCTCCGTTGAGATGGTCCGTCGCGATGGCGCTGCGTACGGCGCTGCTTGAGGTCTGCTGA
- a CDS encoding glycosyltransferase family 2 protein, with product MSNSTVSVIVPARNEQRLIGETLERILDAARQFNPTAVEVIVVDNASTDGTWETLQQFSVRDGVVAVCHQALGAARARNHGRGNATGEILVFVDADTWIESDCLRRIVDHCHRDGKEAGIIRLAGSDGGLRARVWWFFWEHVRRLPLPRAKAMPAVMFCTATVFDEYGPFDEEVAIGEEWPILAGLYRHRPDRFIYDRSMTAFSSSRRMEALPFGYLRTFVKYVWAILHKSGRIYYSDAIR from the coding sequence ATGAGCAACTCGACAGTGTCGGTCATCGTCCCGGCTCGCAACGAGCAGCGTCTCATTGGCGAGACGCTCGAACGCATTCTGGATGCGGCGCGACAATTCAATCCAACAGCCGTCGAGGTGATCGTTGTCGATAACGCCAGTACCGATGGTACCTGGGAGACTCTTCAGCAGTTCTCTGTGCGCGATGGCGTAGTTGCCGTCTGCCATCAGGCGTTGGGTGCCGCACGTGCACGAAATCATGGTCGAGGAAACGCGACGGGCGAGATCTTAGTCTTCGTCGACGCCGATACCTGGATCGAGTCGGATTGCTTGCGTCGGATTGTTGATCATTGCCACCGCGACGGAAAAGAAGCCGGAATCATCCGACTGGCGGGTTCTGACGGAGGGCTCAGAGCACGAGTGTGGTGGTTCTTCTGGGAGCATGTGCGCCGCCTGCCACTTCCTCGGGCGAAAGCGATGCCTGCCGTGATGTTCTGCACGGCCACCGTGTTTGACGAGTACGGTCCCTTTGACGAAGAGGTCGCGATTGGCGAGGAATGGCCGATCCTGGCAGGCCTGTACCGCCACCGACCGGATCGGTTCATCTACGATCGTTCGATGACGGCGTTCAGTTCCAGTCGCCGCATGGAGGCTCTGCCGTTTGGCTATCTGCGCACATTCGTCAAGTACGTTTGGGCCATCCTGCACAAGAGTGGCCGTATCTACTATTCCGATGCGATTCGCTGA
- a CDS encoding polysaccharide deacetylase family protein, which yields MPANLPIALRSAKPAMLVVVHDFSSVFLSELGEIVDGLVPLVGRQITAAIVPRWRGSRACLHNPAYRELLTRCSEHLLHGWTHQSAARLRPVSLLTDSADEFRGLDESTILERLEFAQADFREQTGQRAQGLLPPAWQLPIAASRISSLKFVVRFDRLESCERGVIAPLATWSWDWGQIGCLGYGGECLGHLMRRVRRASIPCIAIHPVDVRRGYFVRALRLIESFVRSGYRPMTASEILSHAEGAS from the coding sequence ATGCCAGCGAATCTTCCTATTGCACTGCGTTCTGCGAAGCCCGCGATGCTGGTGGTGGTGCATGATTTTTCGTCCGTGTTTCTTTCCGAGCTCGGTGAGATCGTAGACGGTCTGGTGCCACTTGTAGGCCGACAGATCACCGCGGCGATCGTTCCTCGTTGGCGAGGAAGTCGTGCATGTCTTCACAATCCGGCATATCGTGAGCTCTTGACGCGTTGTTCCGAACATTTGCTTCATGGATGGACACATCAAAGCGCCGCACGGCTGCGGCCCGTGTCGCTGCTGACCGATTCCGCCGACGAATTTCGGGGGCTCGATGAATCGACGATTCTTGAGCGACTCGAGTTTGCCCAGGCCGATTTTCGAGAGCAGACTGGCCAACGGGCCCAGGGGTTGCTGCCTCCTGCGTGGCAACTTCCCATCGCCGCGTCGCGAATCTCGTCACTGAAATTTGTGGTGCGTTTTGATCGCCTCGAATCGTGCGAGCGCGGCGTGATCGCGCCTCTGGCCACCTGGTCGTGGGACTGGGGTCAAATTGGCTGTCTTGGTTATGGAGGCGAATGTCTGGGGCATCTCATGAGGCGCGTCCGCCGCGCGTCAATTCCCTGCATTGCCATTCATCCGGTCGACGTTCGTCGCGGATATTTTGTGCGTGCCTTGCGACTCATTGAGTCCTTCGTTCGAAGTGGATATCGCCCAATGACGGCCTCCGAAATCCTGTCTCACGCGGAGGGCGCGTCATGA
- a CDS encoding BlaI/MecI/CopY family transcriptional regulator: MVRPKTTHPTELELQILKILWGRSPLAVRDVREALEAGGRPLAHTSVITTLNVMVSKRYLKRTMQGNACSFTPIVAREEVTGRMLGDVVERVFDGSAKAVMLSLFESSDLDDDELKELRRILNQKAKERLK, translated from the coding sequence ATGGTGCGGCCGAAGACGACTCATCCCACGGAACTGGAACTGCAAATCCTCAAAATCCTCTGGGGCCGATCACCGCTTGCTGTGCGTGACGTGCGCGAAGCACTCGAGGCCGGGGGCCGTCCGCTCGCGCATACGTCCGTCATCACGACGCTGAATGTGATGGTCAGCAAGCGATATCTGAAGCGGACGATGCAGGGGAATGCATGTTCTTTCACACCGATTGTCGCACGCGAAGAGGTCACGGGACGAATGCTCGGAGATGTCGTGGAACGCGTCTTCGATGGTTCCGCCAAAGCCGTGATGCTCAGTCTGTTCGAATCGTCGGATCTGGATGACGACGAGTTGAAAGAGTTGCGGCGGATCCTGAATCAAAAAGCGAAGGAGCGTTTAAAATGA